In Kryptolebias marmoratus isolate JLee-2015 linkage group LG20, ASM164957v2, whole genome shotgun sequence, a genomic segment contains:
- the LOC108232917 gene encoding guanine nucleotide-binding protein G(olf) subunit alpha isoform X2, protein MGCLGNSKTEDQRIDEKAQREANKKIEKQLQKERQAYKATHRLLLLGAGESGKSTIVKQMRILHVNGFNAEEKKQKIQDIRKNVKDAIVTIVSAMSTLIPPVPLANPENQFRIEYIKSIAPLSDFDYPQEFFNHAKKLWDDEGVKACFERSNEYQLIDCAQYFLDRIDSVRQSDYTPTDQDLLRCRVLTSGIFETRFQVDKVNFHMFDVGGQRDERRKWIQCFNDVTAIIFVVASSSYNMVIREDNNTNRLREALDLFRSIWNNRWLRTISVILFLNKQDMLAEKVLAGKSKIEEYFPEYARYTIPNEATPEPGEDPRVTRAKFFIRDEFLRISTASGDGRHYCYPHFTCAVDTENIRRVFNDCRDIIQRMHLRQYELL, encoded by the exons ATGGGTTGTTTGGGCAACAGCAAGACAGAAGACCAACGCATCGACGAAAAGGCGCAACGGGAAGCTAATAAAAAGATCGAGAAGCAGCTCCAGAAGGAGAGGCAGGCGTACAAAGCGACGCACAGGCTGCTATTGCTGG GTGCGGGAGAGTCCGGAAAGAGCACCATCGTGAAGCAGATGAGGATTCTACACGTCAACGGCTTCAACGCTGA agagaagaaacagaaaatacaagatATTCGGAAAAACGTGAAGGATGCCATAGTG ACTATAGTGTCTGCGATGAGCACTTTAATACCTCCGGTCCCGCTAGCCAATCCAGAGAACCAGTTCAGAATCGAGTACATCAAAAGCATAGCACCACTCTCCGACTTTGACTATCCGCAG gAGTTCTTTAATCACGCAAAGAAGCTGTGGGACGATGAAGGAGTGAAGGCCTGCTTTGAGAGGTCCAACGAATACCAGCTCATCGACTGCGCACAATA TTTCCTGGACAGAATCGACTCGGTGAGGCAGAGCGACTACACGCCAACAGACCAG GACCTGCTACGCTGCCGAGTGTTAACTTCAGGGATTTTTGAGACGAGGTTCCAAGTAGATAAAGTGAACTTTCA CATGTTTGATGTCGGCGGCCAGAGAGACGAAAGGAGGAAGTGGATCCAGTGCTTTAATG ACGTCACGGCGATCATCTTCGTGGTGGCCAGCAGCAGCTACAACATGGTGATAAGGGAAGACAACAACACCAACCGGCTACGGGAAGCTCTGGACCTTTTCCGTAGCATCTGGAACAACAG atgGTTACGCACTATATCAGTCATACTGTTCCTGAACAAGCAGGACATGCTGGCTGAGAAAGTATTAGCTGGAAAATCCAAAATCGAAGAGTACTTTCCCGAGTACGCTCGCTACACCATACCAAATGAAG CAACTCCTGAACCTGGTGAAGACCCCAGAGTGACACGAGCTAAGTTCTTCATCCGAGACGAGTTCCTG cGGATCAGCACTGCGAGCGGCGACGGCAGACATTACTGCTACCCCCACTTCACCTGCGCCGTGGACACGGAGAACATCCGGCGGGTGTTCAACGACTGCCGGGACATCATCCAGAGAATGCACCTGCGGCAGTACGAACTCTTGTGA
- the LOC108232917 gene encoding guanine nucleotide-binding protein G(olf) subunit alpha isoform X1 codes for MGCLGNSKTEDQRIDEKAQREANKKIEKQLQKERQAYKATHRLLLLGAGESGKSTIVKQMRILHVNGFNAEEKKQKIQDIRKNVKDAIVTIVSAMSTLIPPVPLANPENQFRIEYIKSIAPLSDFDYPQEFFNHAKKLWDDEGVKACFERSNEYQLIDCAQYFLDRIDSVRQSDYTPTDQDLLRCRVLTSGIFETRFQVDKVNFHMFDVGGQRDERRKWIQCFNDVTAIIFVVASSSYNMVIREDNNTNRLREALDLFRSIWNNRWLRTISVILFLNKQDMLAEKVLAGKSKIEEYFPEYARYTIPNEGLSSCCGCFGPWMPLGRCFKGDSAVVSATPEPGEDPRVTRAKFFIRDEFLRISTASGDGRHYCYPHFTCAVDTENIRRVFNDCRDIIQRMHLRQYELL; via the exons ATGGGTTGTTTGGGCAACAGCAAGACAGAAGACCAACGCATCGACGAAAAGGCGCAACGGGAAGCTAATAAAAAGATCGAGAAGCAGCTCCAGAAGGAGAGGCAGGCGTACAAAGCGACGCACAGGCTGCTATTGCTGG GTGCGGGAGAGTCCGGAAAGAGCACCATCGTGAAGCAGATGAGGATTCTACACGTCAACGGCTTCAACGCTGA agagaagaaacagaaaatacaagatATTCGGAAAAACGTGAAGGATGCCATAGTG ACTATAGTGTCTGCGATGAGCACTTTAATACCTCCGGTCCCGCTAGCCAATCCAGAGAACCAGTTCAGAATCGAGTACATCAAAAGCATAGCACCACTCTCCGACTTTGACTATCCGCAG gAGTTCTTTAATCACGCAAAGAAGCTGTGGGACGATGAAGGAGTGAAGGCCTGCTTTGAGAGGTCCAACGAATACCAGCTCATCGACTGCGCACAATA TTTCCTGGACAGAATCGACTCGGTGAGGCAGAGCGACTACACGCCAACAGACCAG GACCTGCTACGCTGCCGAGTGTTAACTTCAGGGATTTTTGAGACGAGGTTCCAAGTAGATAAAGTGAACTTTCA CATGTTTGATGTCGGCGGCCAGAGAGACGAAAGGAGGAAGTGGATCCAGTGCTTTAATG ACGTCACGGCGATCATCTTCGTGGTGGCCAGCAGCAGCTACAACATGGTGATAAGGGAAGACAACAACACCAACCGGCTACGGGAAGCTCTGGACCTTTTCCGTAGCATCTGGAACAACAG atgGTTACGCACTATATCAGTCATACTGTTCCTGAACAAGCAGGACATGCTGGCTGAGAAAGTATTAGCTGGAAAATCCAAAATCGAAGAGTACTTTCCCGAGTACGCTCGCTACACCATACCAAATGAAGGTTTGTCGAGCTGCTGTGGATGTTTTGGCCCCTGGATGCCCTTAGGTCGGTGCTTTAAAGGAGATTCTGCTGTTGTTTCAGCAACTCCTGAACCTGGTGAAGACCCCAGAGTGACACGAGCTAAGTTCTTCATCCGAGACGAGTTCCTG cGGATCAGCACTGCGAGCGGCGACGGCAGACATTACTGCTACCCCCACTTCACCTGCGCCGTGGACACGGAGAACATCCGGCGGGTGTTCAACGACTGCCGGGACATCATCCAGAGAATGCACCTGCGGCAGTACGAACTCTTGTGA